In a genomic window of Flavobacterium lipolyticum:
- the pdhA gene encoding pyruvate dehydrogenase (acetyl-transferring) E1 component subunit alpha, whose amino-acid sequence MKEVTKEVYLKWYEDMLLWRKFEDKLAALYIQQKVRGFLHLYNGQEAVLAGALHAMDLTKDKMITAYRNHVQPIGMGVDPRRVMAELLGKATGTSKGMGGSMHIFSKEHRFYGGHGIVGGQIPVGAGLAFADKYFETGGVTMTYFGDGAARQGSLHEAFNMAMLWKLPVVFIVENNGYAMGTSVERTANHTDIWKLGLGYEMPCGPVDGMNPVKVAEAMTEAIDRARRGDGPTFLEMKTYRYRGHSMSDAQLYRSKEEVEEYKKIDPITQVLDVIMDQKYATEEEIEVIDQRVKDLVEECVKFAEESPYPELQQLYDVVYAQEDYPFTPHKL is encoded by the coding sequence ATGAAAGAAGTTACAAAAGAGGTATATTTAAAGTGGTACGAAGACATGCTACTTTGGAGGAAGTTTGAAGATAAACTTGCAGCATTATACATTCAACAAAAAGTTAGAGGTTTTCTACACCTATATAATGGTCAGGAAGCTGTATTAGCAGGAGCTTTACACGCTATGGACCTGACCAAAGACAAAATGATTACTGCTTACAGAAACCACGTACAGCCAATCGGTATGGGAGTTGATCCGAGACGTGTAATGGCTGAACTTTTAGGAAAAGCAACCGGTACCTCTAAAGGTATGGGAGGATCTATGCACATTTTCTCTAAAGAACACCGTTTTTACGGAGGACACGGAATCGTAGGTGGACAAATTCCGGTAGGAGCTGGTTTAGCTTTTGCAGATAAATATTTTGAAACAGGAGGAGTTACTATGACCTATTTTGGTGATGGAGCTGCGAGACAAGGTTCTTTACACGAAGCTTTCAACATGGCAATGTTATGGAAATTACCGGTTGTATTTATCGTTGAAAACAACGGTTATGCAATGGGAACTTCTGTGGAAAGAACTGCAAACCACACCGACATCTGGAAACTTGGTTTAGGATATGAAATGCCTTGCGGACCTGTTGACGGAATGAACCCGGTAAAAGTTGCCGAAGCAATGACAGAAGCAATCGACAGAGCACGTCGTGGTGACGGACCAACTTTCCTTGAAATGAAAACGTACCGTTACAGAGGACACTCTATGTCTGACGCACAATTGTACCGTTCTAAAGAAGAGGTAGAAGAATACAAAAAAATTGACCCTATTACTCAGGTTTTAGACGTAATTATGGATCAAAAATACGCTACAGAAGAAGAAATTGAAGTAATCGACCAAAGAGTAAAAGACCTGGTTGAAGAATGTGTGAAATTCGCTGAAGAATCTCCATATCCTGAATTACAACAATTGTATGATGTAGTATACGCACAAGAAGACTATCCATTCACACCTCATAAACTATAA
- the porV gene encoding type IX secretion system outer membrane channel protein PorV gives MKKISLLLICLLIIPYAKAQNIERPITTGVPFLLVAADARAAGLADQGVATSADAYSQQWNPAKYAFSVDKQGFSISYTPYLTDLANDISLGQATYYNKINDRSAFAGSFRYFGFGDIELRTTGDPNEAARIVSPNEFALDGSYSLKLSEKFSMAVAARYIRSNLKIASEEVDASASSTFAIDVAGFYQSEEIAYADFNGRWRGGFNLQNLGQKISYDNDDISSNFLPANLRLGGGFDFILDDYNKVGLSVEFTKLLVPTPPGAGTPVDANGDGDFTDPGDISQAQADAAKYKTYKDIGWVSGIFKSFGDAPGGFSEELKEITYSVGAEYMYQDAFAVRAGYFHESPVKGARQFFSLGAGFKYNVVKVDVSYLFSTSKVKNPLENTLRFSLTFNFGDKYEVY, from the coding sequence ATGAAAAAAATATCGCTTCTATTAATTTGCCTTTTAATTATTCCGTACGCAAAAGCTCAAAACATTGAACGCCCTATTACTACAGGAGTACCTTTTTTACTAGTCGCAGCTGACGCAAGAGCTGCAGGTTTAGCCGATCAGGGTGTCGCTACATCAGCCGACGCTTATTCGCAACAATGGAACCCTGCGAAATATGCTTTCTCCGTAGACAAGCAAGGATTTTCTATCAGCTACACCCCTTATTTGACAGACTTAGCCAATGATATTTCATTAGGTCAGGCAACCTATTACAACAAAATTAACGACCGAAGTGCCTTCGCAGGAAGCTTTCGTTATTTTGGCTTTGGGGATATTGAACTAAGAACAACCGGAGACCCAAATGAAGCCGCAAGAATCGTTTCTCCAAATGAGTTTGCCTTAGACGGTTCTTACTCTTTGAAATTAAGCGAGAAATTCTCCATGGCGGTAGCCGCAAGATACATTCGTTCTAATCTGAAAATTGCTTCTGAAGAAGTTGACGCGTCAGCTTCAAGCACTTTTGCGATAGACGTTGCCGGATTCTACCAATCAGAAGAAATCGCTTATGCTGATTTTAACGGAAGATGGAGAGGTGGTTTCAACCTGCAAAACCTTGGACAAAAAATAAGCTACGATAACGACGATATCAGTTCTAATTTTTTACCGGCAAACCTTAGATTAGGAGGAGGTTTTGATTTCATCTTAGACGACTATAACAAAGTAGGTCTTAGTGTTGAATTTACCAAACTTTTAGTTCCAACGCCTCCGGGAGCAGGAACTCCTGTAGATGCAAACGGTGATGGTGATTTTACAGATCCGGGAGACATTTCTCAGGCACAAGCTGATGCAGCAAAATACAAAACCTACAAAGACATTGGTTGGGTATCCGGAATTTTTAAATCTTTCGGAGATGCTCCGGGTGGTTTCAGTGAAGAATTAAAAGAAATCACTTATAGTGTAGGTGCAGAATATATGTATCAGGATGCTTTTGCTGTAAGAGCAGGATATTTTCATGAAAGTCCTGTAAAAGGAGCCAGACAATTCTTCTCTTTAGGAGCAGGATTCAAATACAATGTAGTAAAAGTTGACGTTTCGTATTTATTTTCAACATCAAAAGTTAAAAATCCGTTAGAAAATACACTTCGTTTTTCTTTAACCTTTAACTTTGGCGACAAATACGAAGTTTATTAA
- the cdd gene encoding cytidine deaminase: MKEISITSSFNIYNNLEELPKDIQELMSQAVEVRKKAYAPYSQFRVGAALLLDNGKIVIGSNQENAAYPSGLCAERVAIYHAGSVYPEAKILKIAITAASDTNQTTAPIPPCGSCRQSIAEYEIRQDTPIEIFFMGEIGEVYKSASLKNLLPFMFDKKFL, encoded by the coding sequence ATGAAAGAAATAAGCATTACATCATCCTTCAACATTTACAATAACCTTGAAGAACTCCCAAAAGACATTCAGGAGTTAATGAGTCAGGCGGTCGAAGTTCGCAAAAAAGCATATGCGCCCTATTCTCAATTTCGGGTTGGAGCTGCTTTACTTTTAGACAATGGAAAAATAGTGATAGGATCTAATCAGGAAAATGCAGCATATCCTTCGGGATTATGCGCCGAACGTGTTGCCATTTATCATGCCGGAAGTGTATATCCGGAAGCTAAAATTCTAAAAATAGCCATTACAGCAGCTTCAGACACTAATCAAACCACAGCACCGATTCCGCCTTGTGGATCTTGTCGTCAATCTATTGCAGAATACGAGATCAGACAGGACACCCCTATTGAAATCTTTTTTATGGGAGAAATCGGAGAAGTTTACAAATCGGCATCCCTAAAAAATTTACTCCCGTTTATGTTTGATAAAAAGTTCTTGTAA